Proteins encoded by one window of Vigna radiata var. radiata cultivar VC1973A chromosome 5, Vradiata_ver6, whole genome shotgun sequence:
- the LOC106760705 gene encoding protein FAR-RED ELONGATED HYPOCOTYL 3: protein MDIDLRLPSGEHDKEDEETTTIDNMLDSEEKLHNGGIDGRNIVDAGIEVHALNGGDLNSPTVDIVMFKEDTNLEPLSGMEFESHGEAYSFYQEYARSMGFNTAIQNSRRSKTSREFIDAKFACSRYGTKREYDKSFNRPRARQNKQDSENSTGRRSCSKTDCKASMHVKRRSDGKWVIHSFVKEHNHELLPAQAVSEQTRRMYAAMARQFAEYKTVVGLKNEKNPFDKGRNLGLESGEAKLMLDFFIQMQNMNSNFFYAVDLGEDQRLKNLLWIDAKSRHDYINFCDVVSFDTTYVRNKYKMPLALFVGVNQHYQFTLLGCALISDESAATFSWLFRTWLKGVGGQVPKVIITDHDKTLKSVISDIFPNSSHCVCLWHVLGKVSENLAPVIKKHENFMAKFEKCIYRSLTSDDFERRWWKIVDKFELREDECMQSLYEDRKLWAPTFMKDVFLGGMSTVQRSESVNSFFDKYVHKKTSVQDFVKQYESILQDRYEEEAKADSDTWNKLATLKTPSPLEKSVAGTFTHAVFKKIQAEVVGAVACHPKADRQDDTTTVHRVHDMETSKDFFVVVNQVKFELSCICRLFEYRGYLCRHALIVLQYSGQSVFPPQYILKRWTKDAKLRNIIGEESEHMLTRVQRYNDLCQRALKLSEEGSLSQESYSIAFHALHEAHKSCVSVNNSSKSPTEAGTSGAHGQLSTEEDTQSRNIGKPNKKKNPTKKKKVNSEAEVMTVGALDNLQQMEKFSSRAAVTLEGYYGTQQSVQGMLNLMGPTRDDYYGNQQTLQGLGPISSIPTSHDGYYGAHQGISGLAQLDFLRTGFTYSIRDDPNVRATQLHEDPSRHA, encoded by the exons ATGGATATAGATCTCCGGTTACCTTCTGGTGAACATGATAAGGAGGATGAAGAAACAACTACAATTGATAACATGCTGGACAGTGAAGAAAAATTGCATAATGGAGGTATAGATGGCAGAAATATAGTTGATGCTGGTATTGAGGTACATGCTCTAAATGGTGGAGATTTGAATTCACCCACAGTTGATATTGTAATGTTTAAGGAAGATACAAATCTTGAGCCACTTTCTGGCATGGAATTTGAGTCTCATGGGGAAGCTTATTCTTTTTACCAAGAATATGCTCGGTCAATGGGATTCAACACTGCAATACAAAATAGTCGTCGTTCAAAAACATCAAGAGAATTTATAGATGCGAAGTTTGCTTGCTCTAGATATGGAACAAAACGAGAGTATGACAAATCATTTAATCGACCACGTGCTCGACAGAACAAACAAGATTCTGAAAATTCAACAGGTCGAAGATCTTGCTCTAAAACTGATTGTAAAGCAAGCATGCATGTAAAAAGAAGGTCAGATGGAAAGTGGGTTATACATAGCTTTGTGAAAGAGCATAATCATGAGCTTTTACCAGCCCAAGCAGTTAGTGAACAAACAAGAAGAATGTATGCTGCAATGGCTAGGCAGTTTGCTGAATACAAAACTGTGGTTGGTCTCAAGAATGAGAAGAATCCATTTGATAAAGGTCGGAATTTGGGCCTGGAGTCAGGGGAGGCTAAGCTCATGCTTGATTTTTTCATACAGATGCAAAATATGAATTCTAACTTCTTTTATGCAGTAGATCTTGGTGAAGATCAACGTCTGAAAAATCTTTTATGGATTGATGCTAAAAGTAGGCATGACTATATCAACTTTTGTGATGTAGTGTCATTTGACACCACGTATGttagaaacaaatataaaatgccTCTTGCACTTTTTGTTGGAGTGAACCAGCATTACCAATTTACATTACTTGGATGTGCCTTGATATCAGATGAAAGTGCTGCCACTTTTTCTTGGCTATTTCGGACATGGCTGAAAGGAGTTGGTGGTCAAGTTCCAAAAGTGATCATTACTGACCATGACAAGACATTGAAGTCAGTTATTTCAGACATCTTTCCTAATTCTAGTCATTGTGTTTGCCTATGGCATGTATTAGGGAAGGTATCAGAAAATTTAGCTCCTGTAATTAAAAAGCATGAGAATTTTATggcaaaatttgaaaaatgcaTTTATCGGTCCTTGACCAGTGATGATTTTGAGAGGAGATGGTGGAAAATTGTTGATAAGTTTGAACTTCGAGAGGATGAATGCATGCAGTCATTGTATGAAGATCGAAAGTTATGGGCACCAACATTCATGAAAGATGTTTTCTTAGGTGGTATGTCTACTGTCCAGCGATCTGAAAGTGTAAATTCCTTCTTTGACAAATATGTTCATAAGAAGACCTCTGTCCAAGACTTTGTCAAACAGTATGAATCAATCTTGCAAGACAGGTATGAAGAGGAAGCAAAAGCAGATTCTGATACTTGGAATAAATTGGCAACTTTAAAAACTCCTTCACCCTTGGAGAAGAGTGTTGCAGGGACTTTCACTCATGCTGTATTCAAGAAAATTCAAGCTGAGGTTGTAGGTGCAGTTGCCTGTCATCCTAAAGCTGACAGACAGGATGATACAACCACAGTTCACAGGGTTCATGACATGGAAACAAGTAAAGACttttttgttgtggtgaatcAAGTGAAGTTCGAGTTGTCTTGTATATGTAGGTTATTTGAATACAGAGGTTATCTTTGTAGACATGCATTGATTGTTCTTCAATATTCTGGACAGTCAGTGTTCCCGCctcaatatattttgaaacgGTGGACAAAAGATGCAAAGCTCAGGAATATAATTGGAGAAGAATCTGAACACATGCTAACTAGGGTGCAACGGTACAATGATTTATGTCAGCGAGCACTGAAGCTTAGTGAAGAGGGATCATTGTCCCAAGAGAGTTATAGTATTGCATTCCATGCACTACATGAAGCACACAAAAGTTGTGTGAGTGTTAACAATTCTAGTAAGAGTCCTACAGAAGCTGGTACATCAGGGGCTCATGGTCAGCTTTCCACTGAAGAAGATACACAAAGTAGAAATATAGGCAAgccaaacaaaaagaagaatccaactaaaaagaaaaag GTGAACTCTGAAGCAGAAGTGATGACAGTTGGTGCCCTAGACAACTTGCAACAAATG GAAAAATTCAGCTCAAGAGCAGCAGTAACCCTTGAAGGTTATTATGGTACACAACAGAGCGTGCAAGGAATG TTGAACTTAATGGGACCAACTCGTGATGATTACTATGGGAATCAACAGACTCTTCAGGGGCTG GGACCAAT